The window CCGGCGTATCGAGATGTGCTCAAAGCCTGCACGCTGACGATCTTTTTCCCTTCCGCTTTATTTTCACTCAGTTGGATTTTCACTATTGGAATGCTTGGTCCGTATACGTTTGTCAAAATCTCACCTTATTTAGATCAGCATTATGAAGTTTGGTATTATCTCGATCTTTTGACACTGATTGATGCTTATGCAAAGACGTGGATATTTGGAATGACTGTTTTAGGCATTGCCGCTGTGATGAAGCTCAGATTATGGCAAGCCTTTTTCATTGTGATCACACCGCTTGCGGTATGTTTTGTCATCATCACACTTTTATTTGATGTCCAGCACGCTGTAAATTGGATGATGTAAGGAAGGTTGAGCATCATATTCGTGAGCAACGAAACGCAGACCTGACAAAGAACGCGAGGGTTTGCCCACGCCTAAGGAACTGCACCGCAGTTCCTTTTTTTCGTTCAATGTACATATTCTGCCCTCCTGTCTCATAGTGTGAAAGAGAGAAAGAATGCTATGGAAACAACAGGTGCTTAAGCGCCTTCTGTTTAGAACACCATGAGGAAAGAGGAGGAACGTTATGAAATTGAAAAATCAATTTGGGCAAGGTTCGGGTTTCGAAGGTCAAGATTTTCGCCAGCAGCAATATGGAGCAAATCCGTATCCTGCGCAGCAGATGGGTTATTCAGTCCCTCCCCAAACGCAGGGTCAAATACAAGGACAAATGCAGCAGGGGTTTTCGCCAATGCCATCTACCGGCACTTCACAAGGAGGCCAAGGAACGCAGGGCGGCGGGCAGCCATATCAAATTCCTTCTGGACCGATTTATCAGCAGAATGTCACCGGACAGCTGCCTATTGAGCAGTCCTATATTGAAAATATTTTACGATTGAACCGCGGCAAGGTAGCCACGATTTATATGACATTTGAGGCAAGTAAGGAATGGAACTCGAAGATTTTTAGAGGCGTCATTGAAGCTGCAGGACGTGACCACATTATCATTAGTGATAACAAGACAGGAACACGATACTTACTATTAACGATCTACCTTGATTACATTACATTTGATGGGGAAATTCAATACGACTATCCATACTCCATGTCCACGTATTCTCCGAGATAGATAACGCCACATATAGCAAAAGCAAGGAGCAGGCGCCCTTGCTTTTTTTTGACTAGGTTTTTGACACACCTCTAGGGCGCTGGTCATAAGATGCCTAGTAGTTTTTATCAAACGCCTAGAGGTGACATCAATGACTGTTGAGCTGGATTATACATCACCAAACGTTAAATATTCATACGATCTGAATCAAAGCCCCCTTGTGAAATACGATCAGCATAATCTGATTAACGTTTTAGGAAAAAAACAATTAAACTCGTTGGATCAAGTATCCCTGCTGGATATATATTTGAGTAAAAGCAAAGTCGTAGAGCCTCATTATCATCAAAATGCCGCAGAGCTTGTTTATTGTATAGCCGGTTCTGCTGCTGTCTCGATGCTGAATCCTTTTACAAAAAAACTGCACACCTATACCATCACCCCTGGACAGGTGGCAAACGTACCTCAAGGCTGGTGGCACTACGAAGTTGCCCTTCAAGACAGAACTCATTTGTTAGCCATTTTTAACGCATCTACGCCAGAAGTGATCCTAGGCTCAGACCTTCTCACCCTCACCCCTGCTCACATCATGGCACATACGTATTGCATGAACGAAACACAGTGGAAACAGGCGACGCAGCCTGTGAAGCCGAGTGTGTTTATCGGACCATTTTGCCACAGAGAAGAGGAGGCACAAACGCATCCTGTCCCTCCGTCTCACTACATCCCTTATTATCAAGCCCCGCCAAACTATGCCCCTTACTGGAATTAAGAAAAAAACCGGTGCCCCTCTCAGAGCATCGGTTTTTTGGCTTATAAATTTTTTGCTGCTGCAATGACAAGCATGATCCAAGAAGCGATAAACGCCACTCCGCCAATTGGGGTAATGGCACCTAGAATCTTCACCTGTGTCAATGCCAGCACGTAAAGGCTTCCTGAGAAGAAAAGGATGCCTGCAAGCATCACCCAGCCAGCGGTTGGAACTAGAGAAACACCTGACAGCTTATCTGCAAGAAAGGCGACAATAAATAATCCAATCGCATGGAACATCTGATATTGAACTCCTTTGTTCCATATCTCTATATACTTTTCAGGGATTTTCCCTTCCAGACCGTGCGCACCGAAGGCTCCGAGTCCAACAGCTAGCATGGCATTAATCGCACCTAAAATGAAAAATAGTTTCATTCGTCATTCTCCTTATCTCGTCAATTATGTTTATCATAGCGCGGGTGACAGACGACAATCAACTTTCCCTTTACGTTGACACGAGATTGTCGGATTTCTTTTTCTTTCGTAACAGGACTTGATCGACCGCGATCGCAATGAGTGTACCTAGAACAAGACCATTGCTTAATAATGAAATGAGCACAGGATGCATGCCTTTCAAGGCTCCCTGCGGTACAAACATCGCCCCTACACCTGCTAAAACGGCAATCCCTAGGACAAAGCGAATCCGCGGAATTTCTTCTTTCTCATACTGATCAAACTCTGACATCGCAATCCCAATCATCGAGGAGAACACCACAAAGTTTACAGCAAGCCCCACAGGTGATGGCAGTGCGGAGAAAAAGCTCATGAGCAGCGGGAACAAACTAATGAGTACAATGAGCAGACTTCCTATGAAAAATGGCTTTCTCGATGGAATTTTCGTTGTCTGGATAAATCCTGCTGCTCCGGAAATAGGTACAGGCGCAATGGCACCGATCAATCCGCTCAGTAAGTGACCAAATGCTGCGACAAAACCAGCCGGCCGAGCTCTCTTCCGCTCACGCAGTTCACCAAATGCCTTCACTGAACTTTCCACAATTCGAATACTTGCCAGCATGTTCACAATGAGTAAGATCGTAATGAAAAAGGACGTGACAAGCAATCCACTGTCAAAGACTGGCATGCCGAATGGGAACAGCTTCGGAAACTCGATGATTTTTTCTGGAATTCGAACCGGCTTTGCCAACCCGAGTAGAGCGAATAACAGCCAGCCTCCTGCAAGGGCAAATAACACAGAAAACTGCCTTAAGTAATGCCATTTTGAGCGGCTGATCATGAAGGTAAGGATAATAATCAAGATCGATAAGCAAAAGACAAGCCCGTCCACCTGATTTCCTCGATAGCCGATGCCCATCAGCCCTTTCATGATCGGCTGACTTAACTGCACAACTAGCAGCAGCAAGTAAATGCCTGTGACGACTGGCGTAAATAAAGACGCGAGCCAATTAATGATTTTAAATAAACTAAAAATAAAAAAGAAAGCGGCACTAAAAATTAAAGCCCCCTGTAAGGCTTGCAGGGTTTCAGGATACGTCGCAAAAATTGTTCCTGTCATGCCTGCATAAAGGGTATACACACCCCACCAAAGCCCTGCTGGACTTTCATTGATCGGCAGCATATGGCCGCATAAACACTGCACCATCGCCACAAGACCAAGTGAAAAGAATGTACTTTGAATCAGCTCCGCTGACTGCACTTGGTTCAATTCAAACGCTTGTGCAATCGCAATAGGTACGGCAATAGAAGCTGCGATAAAAAATGCCATCCACTGAATGGCGCCCAAAAATAGTTTCAAACCGATCACCTTCCCTTTGTCGTGACAAGACCATTAAAAATCAAAAATAGAGTCGCCGTTCCCATCCTTCTCTTTTTGCCCCTCTTCTTGATGCTGAAATTTCTTCGCACCACTCGCACCCATCAGTTTCTCAAGCATGGCTTGATCTGAGGATACGGGCGGCGCGGACGGTGTCTGTATCGAAGAAGGTGGCGAGATAACCGGCGACTGCGGCATTTGCACTTGTGAGGGTGCATCGAGAATGACCTCACATAGTGAAGAAATCGCTGCCACATGACGTTTCACCTCTTCATCATTTCCACTTTGTTTCGCCTTTTGAACCGCTTCCTCCATTTTTTGAAGCAGGCTTGATATATGAATATTCAAGGGTAGACCCTCCAATCTAAAAAAGTCTCTTTTCAACATTATTTTACCAAATGAACAAACCAAATGGGTTCATTTTTTCAAAGCAGTGCGCTCCCGCCTCTCTTATTTGACCCGTCATAGCCCTTCACACATAATAAAAGGAACAAAATCGTCTATGAAAGGATTGAATAATGGACAAACTCACTTCTCTTTTTCAGAAACAAAAAGTCTTTCAAAAGCCGCCGGTTCAAGAACGCATCCGCCTCCTTAAAGACTTAAAAGCAGAAATCAAACAGCATGAAAAGGATATTTTACAAGCCTTAGCCCATGATTTACATAAATCCGAACAAGAAGCCTATACAACAGAGATTGGGATGGTATATGAAGAAATCAATCATACCATCAAGCACCTTCACAAATGGGCAAAGCCAACACGCGCGCGAACACCTCTGACTCATATCGGATCGAAAAGCATGATCATCAAAGAACCTTACGGCAGTGTGCTCATCATTGCTCCTTGGAACTATCCTTTCCAATTGGCTCTTTCTCCATTAGTCGGAGCTATTGCTGCGGGTAATGCCGTCATCTTAAAACCGTCTGAGCTGACGCCGCAAGTCTCACAAATAATCAGCGCAATGGTGGAACGTGTATTTCAAGAAGACCATGCAGCTGTCGTAGAAGGCGGTGTAGATGTCAGTACAGAGCTGCTGAAACTGCCCTTTGATTATATCTTCTTTACAGGAAGTGTGGCAGTCGGCAAAATCGTCATGGAAGCCGCCGCAAAGCATTTGACACCTGTCACACTTGAGCTTGGCGGAAAAAGCCCTTGCATCGTCATGCCTGATGCAGACATCAAACTAGCGGCGAAGCGAATCACTTTCGGCAAATTCACCAATGCAGGGCAAACATGCATTGCGCCAGACTATTTGCTCGTTCATGAGTCCATTAAAGAGGACCTTTTGCGGGAAATGACAGCTTGTATCCGGGACTTTTATGGTGAACACCCTGAAACACATCCGCACTTTGGGAAAAATGTCAGCCAGCGTCATTTTGACAGACTCTCACAATTCCTCTCAAATGGAACGATTGTCACGGGTGGACAGCGCAATGAACACGAGCTCAAAATCGCTCCGACCATTTTAGACCACATCACATGGGAAGATCCCGTCATGCAGGAGGAAATTTTCGGACCGATTCTGCCTGTCATGACCTTTGATTCTCTGCATGAGGCAGCGCATATGATCAAAACAAGGCCGAAGCCGCTTGCTCTTTACTTATTTACAACAAGTAAAGAAACAGAAGCCTATATCCTAGACCATCTCTCATTTGGCGGAGGATGTATCAATGACACGCTCATGCATGTCGCTACTCCTTACCTGCCATTCGGAGGCGTGGGCGAAAGCGGCATGGGACGATATCACGGGAAAGAAAGCTTCTTTACTTTTACACATGAAAAAAGCGTCCTGCGCCAAACCAATCGCTTCGATTTTTCCTTCCGTTATCCAAATGCGAAAAACGGACTCGACTTGGTTCGTAAATTTTTAAAATAAACAAGACGAAGGGGCTCTCCCCTCGTCCTCTTTTCACTCAATACCTTGGATACACCAGTTGATTTCTTCGATCCCCATTTGCTTTAAATACGCGTTTACCTTTGAAAACGGACGACTGCCAAAAAAGCCGTTTCTTGCAGAAAAAGGACTTGGATGAGGTGACTCAATGATGTAATGCTTGTTTTGATCAATGCGTTCTTTCTTATTTTGAGCATGTCTTCCCCATAACACAAAAACGACGGGCTGATCACGTTCATTCAGCACATCAATGACACGGTCTGTCACACGTTCCCAGCCCTTGCCTTTATGCGAGTTCGCCTCGCCCTTTCTCACGGTCAGCACAGTGTTTAAGAGCAACACACCCTGCTCTGCCCAGCTCACAAGTGAGCCATGATTTGGAAC is drawn from Bacillus pumilus and contains these coding sequences:
- a CDS encoding purine/pyrimidine permease translates to MKLFLGAIQWMAFFIAASIAVPIAIAQAFELNQVQSAELIQSTFFSLGLVAMVQCLCGHMLPINESPAGLWWGVYTLYAGMTGTIFATYPETLQALQGALIFSAAFFFIFSLFKIINWLASLFTPVVTGIYLLLLVVQLSQPIMKGLMGIGYRGNQVDGLVFCLSILIIILTFMISRSKWHYLRQFSVLFALAGGWLLFALLGLAKPVRIPEKIIEFPKLFPFGMPVFDSGLLVTSFFITILLIVNMLASIRIVESSVKAFGELRERKRARPAGFVAAFGHLLSGLIGAIAPVPISGAAGFIQTTKIPSRKPFFIGSLLIVLISLFPLLMSFFSALPSPVGLAVNFVVFSSMIGIAMSEFDQYEKEEIPRIRFVLGIAVLAGVGAMFVPQGALKGMHPVLISLLSNGLVLGTLIAIAVDQVLLRKKKKSDNLVST
- a CDS encoding DUF423 domain-containing protein, which produces MKLFFILGAINAMLAVGLGAFGAHGLEGKIPEKYIEIWNKGVQYQMFHAIGLFIVAFLADKLSGVSLVPTAGWVMLAGILFFSGSLYVLALTQVKILGAITPIGGVAFIASWIMLVIAAAKNL
- a CDS encoding YwdI family protein, whose product is MNIHISSLLQKMEEAVQKAKQSGNDEEVKRHVAAISSLCEVILDAPSQVQMPQSPVISPPSSIQTPSAPPVSSDQAMLEKLMGASGAKKFQHQEEGQKEKDGNGDSIFDF
- the gerQ gene encoding spore coat protein GerQ; the encoded protein is MKLKNQFGQGSGFEGQDFRQQQYGANPYPAQQMGYSVPPQTQGQIQGQMQQGFSPMPSTGTSQGGQGTQGGGQPYQIPSGPIYQQNVTGQLPIEQSYIENILRLNRGKVATIYMTFEASKEWNSKIFRGVIEAAGRDHIIISDNKTGTRYLLLTIYLDYITFDGEIQYDYPYSMSTYSPR
- a CDS encoding aldehyde dehydrogenase; its protein translation is MDKLTSLFQKQKVFQKPPVQERIRLLKDLKAEIKQHEKDILQALAHDLHKSEQEAYTTEIGMVYEEINHTIKHLHKWAKPTRARTPLTHIGSKSMIIKEPYGSVLIIAPWNYPFQLALSPLVGAIAAGNAVILKPSELTPQVSQIISAMVERVFQEDHAAVVEGGVDVSTELLKLPFDYIFFTGSVAVGKIVMEAAAKHLTPVTLELGGKSPCIVMPDADIKLAAKRITFGKFTNAGQTCIAPDYLLVHESIKEDLLREMTACIRDFYGEHPETHPHFGKNVSQRHFDRLSQFLSNGTIVTGGQRNEHELKIAPTILDHITWEDPVMQEEIFGPILPVMTFDSLHEAAHMIKTRPKPLALYLFTTSKETEAYILDHLSFGGGCINDTLMHVATPYLPFGGVGESGMGRYHGKESFFTFTHEKSVLRQTNRFDFSFRYPNAKNGLDLVRKFLK
- a CDS encoding cupin domain-containing protein — translated: MTVELDYTSPNVKYSYDLNQSPLVKYDQHNLINVLGKKQLNSLDQVSLLDIYLSKSKVVEPHYHQNAAELVYCIAGSAAVSMLNPFTKKLHTYTITPGQVANVPQGWWHYEVALQDRTHLLAIFNASTPEVILGSDLLTLTPAHIMAHTYCMNETQWKQATQPVKPSVFIGPFCHREEEAQTHPVPPSHYIPYYQAPPNYAPYWN
- a CDS encoding YIP1 family protein, translating into MKNDHSQEEEAKGFFRFFKIFVATKTIIRSYQRSSIPIWLMMLLASIAGTGWVYEGYFSEYMGNHIPFPFILLQGAGYGILAGNLVLFFGVLILKWLGRLFFGSQPAYRDVLKACTLTIFFPSALFSLSWIFTIGMLGPYTFVKISPYLDQHYEVWYYLDLLTLIDAYAKTWIFGMTVLGIAAVMKLRLWQAFFIVITPLAVCFVIITLLFDVQHAVNWMM
- a CDS encoding uracil-DNA glycosylase is translated as MKPFLNDSWWAVMKSEFEQPYYQELREWMKEEYRTQTVFPKPDDVYRALHLTSYEEVKVVILGQDPYHGPGQAHGLSFSVQPGVKHPPSLRNIFQELKDDLGCPVPNHGSLVSWAEQGVLLLNTVLTVRKGEANSHKGKGWERVTDRVIDVLNERDQPVVFVLWGRHAQNKKERIDQNKHYIIESPHPSPFSARNGFFGSRPFSKVNAYLKQMGIEEINWCIQGIE